One Streptococcus sp. DTU_2020_1001019_1_SI_AUS_MUR_006 DNA window includes the following coding sequences:
- a CDS encoding YhgE/Pip domain-containing protein, translating into MFKEWKAIFKKPTFIIVMIGISLIPALYNIIFLSSMWDPYGKLSELPVAIVNKDQAATYNDEKLTIGEDMVSNLKDSDSLDFHFVDEGEGERGLRDGDYYMVVTLPSNLSEKASSILTNHPEQMTIDYQTSSGHSFIASKMSDSAMTQIKQTVATKVTQSYTKALFDKMGDLKLGLSQAANASLQLADGSNKLSDGSQTLSTNLQTLAQSSLTFSNGADQLSTGLGTYTAGVNQLNLGLGNFNTGLNQYTSAISQIDNGLNQLNSKTPALVSGLNQLDAGTQAYTGGVSQLNSGLNQFSLGIDTYTNRVQSLSSGTNQISTKSETLRTGLTQLNQGIQKLSTQLDGTTQQKDQIKQLATSLEQFNQDIQNIQTADSGEITQVTNQLSSSLSTIANSAQSIVTSNQSEKETTLSAIQSTSAYQSLTPEQQAEITSVVSNPSSSASESARTILNTVQTLQSSLENVTTQTNSLTQLKNQSSKLLPTASSTLTSLSSGLTQIQTAIDGQLLPASQTLSGIASYTKSVDQVALGASQLSSKNSNLTGSFNKLLQGSSQLTEKSSTLTGATAKLAANGPELATGIDKLASGVNQVNNKTSDLTAGFNQLQVGSQQLADKSDQLVSGANQLANGSEKIASGADKLAQGSEILQSGLGKLSDGSSQLNQGLTDADKQLNKASTEPKNADLLADPLSLSKTDTDQVAVNGIAMAPYMISVALFVAAISTNMIFAKLPSGRHPESRWAWFKSRFEINGIIAGLAGVLVYGGVHLIGLTAVHEFKTFALIILTSLAFMAMVTALTTWNSRLGAFFSLILLLLQLASSAGTYPLALTNQFFKTINPWLPMSYSVSGLRQTISMTGNIHSQIIFLIFTVMIFVALGMLAYQPKKVEED; encoded by the coding sequence ATGTTTAAAGAATGGAAAGCAATCTTTAAAAAACCGACATTTATTATTGTCATGATAGGAATTTCCTTAATTCCAGCTCTTTACAATATCATTTTCTTATCATCAATGTGGGATCCATACGGTAAACTTTCGGAGTTACCTGTAGCAATTGTTAATAAGGACCAAGCTGCTACTTATAATGATGAAAAACTCACTATTGGTGAAGACATGGTGTCTAATTTGAAAGATAGTGATAGTCTGGATTTTCATTTTGTAGATGAAGGTGAGGGAGAAAGAGGACTACGAGATGGGGATTATTACATGGTTGTAACATTGCCAAGTAATCTTTCTGAGAAAGCTTCTTCTATCCTTACAAATCATCCTGAACAGATGACGATTGACTATCAGACATCAAGTGGTCATAGTTTTATTGCAAGCAAGATGAGTGATTCTGCCATGACACAAATCAAACAGACTGTGGCTACTAAAGTTACTCAATCTTATACCAAAGCTTTATTTGATAAGATGGGGGATTTAAAACTTGGTTTATCTCAAGCGGCAAATGCAAGTTTACAGTTGGCTGATGGTTCGAATAAGCTTTCTGATGGGAGTCAAACCTTATCAACCAATCTTCAAACCTTAGCTCAATCGAGTCTCACATTTTCTAACGGTGCTGATCAATTATCTACAGGATTAGGAACCTATACAGCTGGTGTAAATCAGTTAAATCTTGGTCTTGGTAATTTTAATACTGGTTTAAATCAATATACCAGCGCTATTTCACAAATTGATAATGGATTAAACCAACTGAACTCAAAGACACCGGCACTGGTATCAGGATTGAATCAACTTGATGCAGGCACACAAGCCTATACAGGTGGTGTTTCTCAACTCAATTCAGGATTAAATCAATTTTCACTTGGTATTGATACTTATACAAATAGAGTTCAAAGTCTATCATCAGGTACAAATCAGATTTCTACAAAATCAGAGACTCTACGTACAGGACTAACGCAACTTAATCAAGGTATTCAAAAACTTTCTACTCAATTAGATGGGACAACCCAACAAAAAGATCAGATTAAACAATTAGCAACTAGTTTAGAGCAATTTAATCAAGATATTCAAAATATTCAAACAGCAGATAGTGGAGAGATAACACAAGTAACAAACCAGCTTTCTAGTAGTTTATCAACGATTGCAAATTCAGCACAAAGCATCGTTACTTCAAATCAATCTGAAAAAGAAACTACTTTATCAGCTATTCAATCTACGAGTGCTTATCAAAGCTTAACTCCTGAACAACAGGCAGAGATAACTTCTGTGGTTTCTAATCCATCATCTTCTGCTAGTGAGTCAGCACGAACAATTTTAAATACAGTTCAAACGTTACAATCTTCTTTAGAAAATGTAACCACTCAAACAAATAGTTTAACTCAATTAAAGAATCAGTCAAGTAAATTATTACCAACTGCTTCTTCAACATTGACAAGTTTGTCAAGTGGATTAACACAGATTCAAACAGCAATTGATGGTCAGTTATTGCCAGCTAGTCAAACTCTATCTGGTATTGCCAGCTATACAAAATCTGTAGACCAAGTAGCTTTAGGAGCAAGTCAGTTGAGTTCGAAAAATTCGAACTTGACAGGAAGTTTCAATAAGTTGCTACAAGGCTCTAGTCAGTTGACAGAAAAATCTTCTACATTGACAGGTGCTACTGCTAAGTTAGCAGCGAATGGGCCAGAATTAGCAACAGGAATTGATAAACTTGCATCAGGTGTCAACCAAGTAAACAATAAAACATCAGATTTAACTGCTGGATTTAATCAATTACAAGTGGGTTCTCAACAATTAGCTGATAAATCAGACCAGCTAGTTTCAGGAGCAAATCAACTAGCTAATGGTTCTGAAAAAATAGCTAGTGGAGCAGATAAACTTGCTCAAGGATCTGAAATTTTACAATCAGGACTCGGAAAATTAAGTGATGGTTCAAGTCAATTAAATCAAGGGTTGACAGATGCTGATAAACAATTGAATAAGGCTTCAACTGAACCAAAAAATGCAGACTTACTGGCTGATCCTTTAAGTCTTTCAAAAACTGATACGGATCAAGTTGCTGTTAATGGGATTGCCATGGCTCCGTATATGATATCAGTTGCTCTTTTTGTTGCTGCTATTTCAACTAATATGATTTTTGCTAAATTGCCTTCTGGGCGCCATCCAGAAAGTCGCTGGGCTTGGTTTAAGTCTCGCTTTGAAATTAACGGTATCATTGCTGGTTTGGCAGGAGTATTAGTTTATGGTGGAGTACATTTAATTGGACTTACTGCAGTTCACGAATTCAAAACCTTTGCTTTGATTATTTTAACTAGTCTTGCTTTCATGGCGATGGTAACAGCATTGACAACCTGGAATTCTCGCCTAGGCGCCTTCTTCTCCTTAATTTTATTACTCCTTCAATTAGCATCAAGTGCAGGAACTTATCCTTTAGCTTTAACGAATCAATTCTTTAAAACTATTAATCCATGGTTACCTATGAGTTATTCAGTTTCAGGTTTACGACAAACCATTTCTATGACAGGCAATATTCATAGTCAGATTATTTTCCTTATCTTTACAGTAATGATTTTTGTTGCTTTAGGAATGCTTGCCTACCAACCTAAAAAAGTTGAAGAAGACTAA
- a CDS encoding TetR/AcrR family transcriptional regulator produces MQESNKRLKTKRIIENAMVELLMEQPFDQITTVKLAQKAGISRSSFYTHYKDKYDMIEHYQSKLFHTFEYIFQKHANHKRDAILEVFEYLESEPLLAALLSENGTKEIQNFLRNKLHILLSTDLQKRFMQLKLNEVELEYSSVYLTNALFGVCQTWIAHGKKESPQEITNFLMKMLGDTN; encoded by the coding sequence ATGCAAGAAAGTAATAAACGATTAAAAACCAAGCGCATTATCGAAAATGCTATGGTAGAATTATTGATGGAACAACCATTCGATCAGATTACAACTGTTAAATTAGCGCAAAAAGCTGGAATTAGCCGCTCCAGTTTCTATACTCATTACAAAGATAAATACGACATGATTGAACATTACCAAAGTAAACTATTTCATACCTTCGAATATATCTTTCAAAAACATGCTAATCACAAACGAGATGCTATTCTAGAAGTATTTGAATACTTGGAATCAGAACCGCTTCTAGCAGCTCTTTTATCTGAAAATGGAACCAAGGAAATTCAAAATTTCCTGAGAAATAAGCTTCACATCCTACTGAGCACGGACCTTCAAAAACGTTTTATGCAACTCAAACTAAATGAAGTAGAATTAGAATATAGTAGCGTCTACCTAACAAATGCTCTCTTTGGAGTCTGTCAAACCTGGATTGCCCATGGAAAAAAAGAAAGTCCACAAGAAATCACGAACTTTTTAATGAAAATGTTAGGAGATACAAATTAA
- the comE gene encoding competence system response regulator transcription factor ComE has product MKVLILEDIIEHQVRLETTLNKISKETNIPISYKTTGKVREFMEYVEHDEVNQLYFLDIDINGIERKGFEVAQFIRHRNPYAIIVFITSRSEFATLTYKYKVSALDFIDKETSDQVFKNRVADCVLYTKTTLLENQSVVDYFDYSYKGNDLCIPYHDILYIETTGTSHKLRIVGKNFAKEFYGTMTDIQEKDKETQRFYLAHKSFLVNIGNVREIDRKKMEVVFYEDHRCPISRLKTKKLRELMAKNQKK; this is encoded by the coding sequence ATGAAAGTATTGATTTTAGAAGATATTATAGAACACCAAGTAAGGTTGGAAACAACTCTAAATAAAATTTCTAAGGAAACAAATATTCCTATCTCCTATAAAACAACAGGAAAAGTGAGAGAGTTTATGGAATATGTAGAGCATGATGAAGTCAATCAGCTTTATTTTCTAGATATTGATATCAATGGGATTGAGAGAAAAGGATTTGAGGTTGCTCAATTTATTCGCCATCGCAATCCTTATGCGATTATTGTTTTTATTACAAGTCGATCTGAATTTGCTACTTTGACTTATAAATACAAAGTTTCAGCATTGGATTTCATTGATAAAGAAACCAGTGATCAAGTTTTTAAAAATAGAGTTGCCGACTGTGTGCTTTACACTAAGACTACTTTACTTGAAAACCAATCAGTCGTTGATTATTTTGATTATAGTTATAAAGGAAATGATCTTTGTATTCCTTATCATGATATTCTCTACATTGAAACAACGGGAACTTCTCATAAATTACGAATTGTAGGTAAGAATTTTGCCAAAGAATTCTATGGAACAATGACAGATATTCAAGAAAAGGATAAGGAAACCCAACGTTTTTATCTAGCTCACAAGTCATTTTTAGTCAATATCGGTAATGTGAGAGAAATTGATCGTAAAAAAATGGAAGTTGTATTTTATGAAGATCATCGTTGTCCTATCTCTCGCCTAAAAACTAAAAAATTGAGAGAACTAATGGCTAAAAACCAAAAAAAGTAA
- the comD gene encoding competence system sensor histidine kinase ComD, translated as MDLFGLVIAIVYVFIISKIHEWVCKATRKDQYFFSLYIFLLPLVLEVTLHFLNLDSFGLSKFLFPFLLFGYFVGFKKYEKSKGIFISLLFSLLYNSTNNFLSVTLSSITGDEFALKYNNYFSLFILILTYLVIKVVVSYFHLEFKYFDKDYLYPFLKKVLFTFIFLHVVSFTSDIVSTIRHLNGFGSILSSIIFVGLLLTFFSMNSHKVQIEKEIELEQKKFEQKHLQTYTDEIVTLYNEIRGFRHDYTGMLISLRMAIESKDLQEIDRVYSEVLVKANQKLRSDKYTYFDLNNIEDSALRSLIAQSIVNAKTNDVEYTLEVKDIITPLSMELLDLVRVMSVLLNNAVEGAVESYQKQLEVAIIKLDLETLVVIQNSCKKRKVKSEDLFELGFSTKGRHRGLGLNNVKEILGKYDNVILETEIDNDVFKQVIRFKRELI; from the coding sequence ATGGATTTATTCGGATTAGTAATTGCTATTGTTTATGTTTTTATTATTAGTAAAATTCATGAATGGGTTTGTAAAGCAACTAGAAAAGACCAATATTTTTTTAGTCTTTATATCTTTCTACTACCATTAGTATTAGAAGTAACTCTCCATTTCTTGAACTTAGATAGTTTTGGTTTGTCTAAATTTTTATTTCCTTTCCTCCTATTTGGTTACTTTGTTGGATTTAAGAAGTATGAGAAATCTAAGGGAATTTTTATCAGTCTATTATTTTCTCTTTTATATAATAGTACTAATAACTTTTTATCGGTAACCTTATCATCTATTACAGGAGATGAGTTTGCATTGAAGTATAACAATTATTTTTCTCTATTTATCCTGATCTTAACTTATTTGGTTATTAAAGTTGTTGTTTCTTATTTCCATCTCGAATTTAAATATTTTGATAAAGACTATCTATATCCTTTTCTGAAAAAAGTGCTCTTTACATTTATTTTTCTACACGTTGTCTCTTTCACTTCAGATATTGTGAGTACGATTCGTCACTTAAATGGTTTTGGAAGTATTTTATCATCCATTATTTTTGTTGGCCTACTTTTGACTTTCTTTTCTATGAATTCTCACAAGGTTCAGATAGAAAAAGAGATTGAATTGGAACAAAAGAAGTTTGAGCAAAAACATTTACAAACTTACACGGATGAGATTGTTACTTTATATAATGAAATTCGTGGTTTTCGTCATGATTATACAGGCATGCTTATCAGCTTAAGAATGGCGATTGAAAGTAAAGATTTACAAGAGATTGACAGAGTTTACAGTGAAGTTCTTGTCAAAGCAAATCAAAAATTACGTTCAGATAAGTATACCTATTTCGATTTGAACAATATTGAGGACTCAGCGCTTCGAAGTTTGATTGCCCAATCTATTGTCAATGCGAAAACTAATGATGTAGAGTACACATTAGAGGTAAAAGATATTATTACACCTTTATCTATGGAATTGTTAGATTTGGTGCGCGTGATGAGCGTTCTGCTCAATAATGCTGTTGAAGGGGCAGTTGAAAGCTATCAAAAACAACTAGAGGTAGCTATCATCAAGTTGGATCTTGAAACCCTAGTTGTCATCCAAAACTCTTGTAAAAAAAGAAAGGTAAAATCCGAAGATTTATTTGAATTAGGATTTTCAACTAAAGGAAGACATAGAGGACTTGGACTTAATAATGTTAAAGAAATTTTAGGAAAATATGACAATGTTATTTTAGAAACAGAAATTGATAATGATGTATTTAAACAAGTAATTAGATTTAAGAGGGAACTGATATGA
- a CDS encoding ComC/BlpC family leader-containing pheromone/bacteriocin has product MKKNTDFAQMKDFQQLNEKELQEIRGGEWRPMYTINNFLFSKSK; this is encoded by the coding sequence ATGAAAAAGAATACAGATTTTGCTCAAATGAAAGATTTCCAACAATTGAACGAAAAAGAACTGCAGGAAATTAGAGGTGGGGAATGGAGACCTATGTATACAATAAATAATTTTCTTTTTTCAAAAAGTAAGTAA
- the rlmH gene encoding 23S rRNA (pseudouridine(1915)-N(3))-methyltransferase RlmH — MKIKVVTVGKLKEKYLKDGIAEYSKRISRFANLEMIELADEKTPDRASESENQKILELEGNRILAKVGERDFVVVLAIEGTTFSSEEFSKQLERASINGFSTIIFIIGGSLGLSPEVKKRANLSVSFGRLTLPHQLMRLVLVEQIYRAFSIQQGSPYHK; from the coding sequence ATGAAAATTAAAGTGGTAACAGTTGGAAAACTGAAAGAAAAATATCTCAAAGATGGCATAGCAGAATACTCCAAGAGAATTTCACGATTTGCTAATCTAGAAATGATTGAGTTGGCTGATGAAAAAACACCAGATCGGGCCAGCGAATCTGAAAATCAAAAGATTTTGGAGTTGGAAGGGAACCGCATTCTTGCTAAAGTAGGGGAACGTGATTTTGTAGTTGTTTTAGCTATTGAAGGAACAACTTTTTCTTCTGAAGAGTTCAGTAAGCAGCTTGAAAGGGCTTCTATCAATGGATTTTCGACAATCATTTTTATCATTGGTGGGAGTTTAGGACTATCTCCAGAGGTGAAAAAAAGAGCCAATCTCTCTGTTAGTTTTGGGAGATTGACGCTTCCTCATCAACTAATGAGATTAGTCTTAGTAGAACAAATTTATAGAGCGTTTTCGATTCAACAGGGCTCTCCCTATCATAAATAG
- a CDS encoding S1C family serine protease, translating into MKNLKTSSKKWGQLLVVILISFFSGVLGTFTTLQLSQKQNTNPTNTTTVSKTAVKNENSTTQAVDKVKDAVVSVITYSANSQNSLFGSTETDTDTNTEQVSSEGSGVIYKKEGNFAYLVTNTHVINGAKKVDIRLADGTKVPGEIVGSDTYSDIAVVKIAADKVTTVAEFGDSDQLTVGETAIAIGSPLGSEYANTVTQGIVSSLNRNVSLKSEDGQAISTKAIQTDTAINPGNSGGPLINIQGQVIGITSSKIATNGGTSVEGLGFAIPSNDAINIINQLEKNGKVTRPALGIQMVNLSNLSSTDLQRLNVPSSVTAGVVVRSVITSMPANGHLQQYDVITKVDDKAISSTTELQSALYSHSIGDSMTITYYRNGKEETTTIKLDKSTSDLEQ; encoded by the coding sequence ATGAAAAACTTAAAAACTAGTTCCAAAAAATGGGGACAACTTTTAGTAGTCATTCTCATTAGCTTTTTTAGTGGTGTTTTAGGTACTTTTACGACATTGCAGCTAAGTCAAAAACAAAACACTAATCCAACAAATACCACCACTGTCAGCAAAACAGCTGTAAAAAATGAAAACTCAACCACACAGGCAGTCGATAAAGTTAAAGATGCTGTAGTATCTGTCATTACTTACTCCGCAAACTCCCAAAATAGTTTATTTGGATCTACAGAGACTGATACAGATACAAATACTGAGCAAGTATCTAGTGAAGGTTCTGGAGTTATTTATAAAAAAGAAGGTAACTTTGCTTACCTCGTAACCAATACTCACGTTATTAATGGCGCTAAAAAAGTTGATATTCGTTTAGCAGATGGGACTAAAGTTCCAGGTGAAATTGTTGGTTCTGATACTTATTCTGACATTGCAGTTGTAAAAATTGCTGCAGATAAGGTGACTACAGTAGCCGAATTTGGAGATTCTGATCAACTAACAGTTGGAGAAACAGCTATTGCAATCGGAAGCCCTCTAGGTTCTGAATATGCCAATACCGTGACACAAGGCATCGTGTCAAGTTTGAATAGAAATGTTTCTTTAAAATCTGAAGATGGACAAGCTATCTCTACAAAGGCTATCCAAACAGATACAGCCATCAACCCTGGAAACTCTGGCGGTCCCTTAATCAATATTCAGGGACAAGTAATCGGAATTACATCTAGTAAAATCGCCACAAACGGTGGAACGTCTGTGGAAGGACTTGGTTTTGCCATTCCTTCAAACGATGCCATCAATATTATCAATCAATTGGAAAAGAATGGAAAAGTCACTCGACCAGCCTTGGGCATTCAAATGGTCAACCTTTCAAATCTTAGTAGCACTGATTTACAAAGATTGAATGTACCATCAAGTGTCACTGCAGGAGTAGTTGTTCGTTCTGTTATAACTAGTATGCCTGCCAATGGACATCTACAACAATATGACGTCATTACAAAAGTGGATGATAAAGCTATTTCTTCAACTACTGAATTACAAAGTGCTCTATATAGCCATTCTATCGGAGATAGCATGACCATTACATACTACCGTAATGGCAAGGAAGAAACAACTACCATTAAATTAGATAAGAGTACTAGTGATTTGGAACAATAG
- a CDS encoding ParB/RepB/Spo0J family partition protein: MEEFKIVQIKDIQKNPYQPRKEFSEEKIQELAHSIKENGLIQPIIVRKSPVLGYEILAGERRYRASIAAGLSEVPVIVKQLSDQDMMLHSIIENLQRENLNPIEEAKAYQSLIDKGFTHTEIAEKMGKSRPYITNLVRLLGLPKHILIEVESGRLSQAHARLLIQLSSDKQDKLLNRIQTENLSVRQVEQILQKTKKSSKKEKDHFVKDEEQKLKKILGLDVQIKLQKKDSGKISISFHNQDEYQQFINSLK, translated from the coding sequence ATGGAAGAATTTAAAATTGTTCAAATAAAAGATATTCAAAAAAATCCCTATCAACCTCGGAAGGAATTTTCAGAAGAAAAAATACAAGAACTGGCCCATTCTATTAAGGAAAACGGCTTGATTCAGCCAATCATCGTTAGAAAATCTCCAGTACTTGGATATGAAATTCTAGCTGGAGAAAGACGGTATCGCGCTTCAATAGCTGCTGGACTTTCAGAAGTTCCAGTCATTGTTAAGCAACTTTCTGATCAAGATATGATGCTTCATTCTATCATTGAGAATCTCCAACGAGAAAATTTAAATCCTATCGAGGAAGCTAAAGCATATCAATCCTTAATTGATAAAGGTTTTACCCACACAGAAATTGCTGAAAAAATGGGAAAATCTCGACCTTATATTACAAACCTAGTTCGATTATTAGGACTACCTAAACATATCCTGATAGAGGTTGAAAGTGGTAGACTTTCTCAAGCTCATGCTAGACTCCTCATTCAATTATCAAGTGATAAACAAGACAAACTCTTGAATCGTATTCAAACTGAAAATCTCTCTGTTCGACAAGTTGAACAAATACTACAAAAAACGAAGAAGAGCAGCAAAAAAGAAAAAGACCACTTTGTCAAAGACGAAGAGCAAAAATTGAAAAAAATACTCGGATTAGATGTTCAGATTAAGCTACAAAAAAAAGATAGTGGTAAAATTTCAATTTCCTTCCATAACCAAGATGAATACCAACAATTTATTAACAGCCTGAAATAA
- the dnaA gene encoding chromosomal replication initiator protein DnaA, with the protein MKEKQFWNRLLELAHDKLTQSVYDFYILDAKLVKVEENTVTIFLPRDEMQIFWERNINGMLLAAGFEIYDTEIKAHYIFTKVEEASSQVAFESEPGNDYQPSQSTIPYSETGLKEKYTFDNFVQGDGNVWAKSAALAVSEDPGLTYNPLFIYGGPGLGKTHLLNALGNEILKKSPNARVKYIPAESFINEFLEHLRLNDMEKFKKTYRSLDLLLIDDIQSLSGKKVQTQEEFFNTFNALHNNNKQIVLTSDRRPEHLESLPERLVTRFSWGLTTDITPPDFETRIAILQSKTEHLNYHFQNDTLEYLAGQFDSNVRELEGALNDISLMAKVKKINDITVDIAAEAIRARKQDVSKMIVIPIDKIQTEVGNFYGVSVKEMKGTRRVQNIVLARQVAMYLAREMTDNSLPKIGKEFGGKDHTTVIHAHGKIKSMLETDDNLRIEIENIKKKIK; encoded by the coding sequence TTGAAGGAAAAACAATTTTGGAATCGTCTTTTAGAACTTGCACATGATAAATTAACTCAGTCAGTTTATGATTTCTATATTTTAGACGCAAAACTGGTTAAAGTTGAAGAAAATACTGTAACGATTTTCTTACCCCGCGATGAAATGCAGATATTCTGGGAACGAAATATCAATGGGATGCTTTTAGCAGCAGGTTTTGAAATCTATGATACTGAAATAAAAGCTCATTATATCTTCACGAAAGTTGAAGAAGCGAGCTCACAAGTAGCTTTCGAGTCTGAACCTGGCAACGATTATCAACCAAGTCAATCCACTATTCCATATTCTGAAACTGGACTCAAGGAAAAGTATACTTTCGATAATTTTGTTCAAGGGGATGGTAATGTTTGGGCTAAGTCTGCTGCTTTGGCTGTTTCTGAAGATCCAGGATTAACTTACAATCCTCTATTTATCTACGGAGGGCCTGGACTTGGAAAAACTCACCTGTTAAATGCCCTTGGAAATGAAATTCTAAAAAAGAGCCCAAATGCGCGTGTAAAATACATACCTGCTGAAAGTTTTATTAATGAATTTCTAGAGCATTTGAGACTTAATGATATGGAAAAATTCAAGAAAACTTACCGTAGTTTAGACCTCCTACTCATTGATGATATTCAATCACTTAGTGGAAAGAAAGTACAAACTCAGGAAGAGTTTTTCAATACATTTAACGCCCTTCACAATAATAATAAACAGATTGTTTTAACGAGTGACCGTAGACCTGAACATTTAGAGAGTCTACCTGAACGTCTGGTCACGCGCTTCTCGTGGGGATTAACGACAGATATCACACCACCTGATTTTGAAACACGTATTGCGATTTTACAGAGTAAGACTGAACATCTCAACTATCATTTTCAGAATGATACACTCGAATATTTGGCTGGACAATTTGACTCTAACGTGCGAGAACTCGAAGGAGCACTCAACGATATCAGCCTAATGGCCAAAGTCAAAAAAATTAACGATATCACAGTTGACATTGCAGCTGAAGCTATTCGTGCTCGTAAACAAGACGTTAGCAAAATGATCGTGATTCCAATTGATAAAATCCAGACAGAAGTTGGAAACTTCTATGGTGTTAGTGTCAAGGAAATGAAAGGAACTAGACGTGTTCAAAATATCGTTTTAGCCCGTCAAGTTGCCATGTATCTAGCCAGAGAAATGACTGATAATAGCCTTCCTAAGATTGGAAAAGAGTTTGGTGGTAAAGACCACACAACGGTCATTCACGCTCATGGAAAAATCAAATCCATGCTTGAAACAGATGATAATTTACGTATAGAAATTGAAAACATCAAAAAGAAAATTAAATAA
- the dnaN gene encoding DNA polymerase III subunit beta, producing the protein MIHFSINKNLFLQALNTTKRAISSKNAIPILSTVKIDVTNEGITLIGSNGQISIENFISQKNENAGLLINSLGSVLLEASFFINVVSSLPDVTLDFKEIEQKQIVLTSGKSEITLKGKDSEQYPRIQEISASNPLLLETKLLKKIINETAFAASTQESRPILTGVHFVLSNHKELKTVATDSHRLSQKKLTLEKNSDDFDVVIPSRSLREFSAVFTDDIETVEIFFANNQILFRSENISFYTRLLEGNYPDTDRLIPTDFNTTVTFDVAKLRQSMERARLLSSATQNGTVKLEIKEGVVSAHVHSPEVGKVNEEIDTENVSGADLTISFNPTYLIEALKALNSEKVTISFISAVRPFTLVPADTDEDFMQLITPVRTN; encoded by the coding sequence ATGATTCATTTTTCAATTAATAAAAACTTATTTTTACAAGCCTTAAATACAACAAAGAGAGCTATTAGCTCAAAGAATGCAATTCCTATTTTATCGACTGTAAAAATTGATGTTACCAATGAAGGAATTACCTTGATTGGATCAAATGGTCAAATCTCAATCGAAAATTTTATCTCGCAAAAAAATGAAAATGCAGGTCTCTTGATTAACTCTTTAGGTTCAGTTCTACTGGAAGCTTCTTTCTTTATCAATGTTGTTTCAAGCCTTCCAGATGTAACACTTGATTTTAAAGAGATTGAACAAAAGCAAATTGTCTTAACTAGTGGAAAATCAGAGATTACTCTTAAAGGAAAAGATAGTGAGCAATATCCACGTATTCAGGAAATTTCTGCAAGCAATCCTTTACTTCTTGAAACAAAACTTCTTAAAAAGATTATCAATGAAACAGCTTTTGCAGCTAGTACCCAAGAAAGCCGTCCTATTTTGACAGGTGTCCACTTTGTTTTAAGCAACCACAAAGAATTAAAAACAGTTGCGACAGACTCTCACCGTCTTAGTCAGAAAAAGTTGACTCTTGAAAAAAATAGCGATGATTTTGATGTTGTCATCCCAAGTCGTTCGCTACGCGAATTTTCAGCTGTTTTTACGGATGATATCGAAACAGTGGAGATTTTCTTCGCCAATAATCAAATTCTCTTTAGAAGTGAAAATATTAGCTTCTACACACGTCTCTTAGAAGGAAATTATCCAGATACCGATCGATTGATTCCAACAGATTTCAATACAACAGTGACTTTTGATGTTGCTAAACTACGCCAGTCTATGGAACGTGCTCGTCTCTTATCAAGTGCGACACAAAATGGTACTGTTAAATTAGAAATCAAAGAAGGAGTTGTAAGTGCCCATGTCCATTCTCCAGAAGTAGGGAAAGTAAACGAAGAAATTGATACTGAAAATGTAAGTGGTGCTGATTTGACGATTAGTTTCAACCCAACTTATTTGATTGAAGCACTAAAAGCTTTGAATAGCGAAAAAGTTACAATCAGCTTTATTTCAGCAGTTCGTCCATTTACTCTAGTTCCAGCTGATACAGATGAAGATTTCATGCAGCTCATCACACCAGTTCGTACAAATTAA
- a CDS encoding DUF951 domain-containing protein, which produces MYQVGNFVEMKKPHACTIKSTGKKANRWEITRVGADIKIKCSNCDHVVMMSRYDFERKMNKIID; this is translated from the coding sequence ATGTATCAAGTTGGAAATTTTGTTGAAATGAAAAAACCTCATGCTTGTACGATTAAGTCAACAGGCAAAAAGGCAAATCGCTGGGAAATTACCCGTGTTGGTGCAGATATCAAAATAAAATGTAGCAATTGTGATCATGTGGTCATGATGAGTCGCTATGATTTTGAAAGAAAAATGAACAAAATCATCGACTAG